The Mesorhizobium koreense genome includes a window with the following:
- a CDS encoding DUF4159 domain-containing protein, with product MSWLALSFGQPLVLFGLAALPVIWWLLRATPPRPQDEVFPPLRILARVLKREETPERSPWWLTLLRLLMAALIILALADPVINPREKLPTKASALAMVMDNGWASAPDWDKRVATAARLIADAGDRNEPVMLAFTAEKPNAEIGPFDAKTAEDRLRAAKPRPIPVDRASVYGRVAAAIHQFPGARLAILSDGLATKGDEAAFKAILGENESGLVWAAPDRLTTLGLTAADNQPDAFAVTAVRAENDKGPRQATIGAFDTKGRRIADATLTFAPGASKATGKVPVPFELRNDFTSIAIDGQRQAGAMRVLDDSSRRRRVGLLSQADSNDLAQPLLSPLYYISRALRPFADLIEPKDQDLAKAIPELIDQKPAMIVMADIGTLPPSARQKLIGWLKDGGTLVRFAGPRLAAVTENDEELLPVPLRLGERSLGGALSWTKPQPVAKFPSIGPFSELSAPQDVTVNRQVLAEPTPDLADHTWASLADGTPLVTGAKRGKGTLVLFHVTPEATWSNLPISGSFVEMLHRIASLSRNQGAITNGAGETAQSALPPYRMVAADGTLGPPSPDARPLERGNAAAPVTIENPPGLYGGEDGVVAHNLLDADTKLVPLERPATSLPVTEVAYALDQSRALKGSFLLAALILMILDALAVLWLGGLFSRRPRKAASASAAASLFAFAIVGGLLMAASGHAFADDTKPGDQVAIDAVSKTRIAYVITGDKEIDDISRAGLLGLSRFLIEKTALEPGDPAGVDIAKDELSFYPLIYWPIDARAAMPSEDAIARIDAYMKQGGTVLFDTRDQFTNGLDASNVSPATERLRDILSNLNVPPLEPVPPDHVLTKSFYILPEFPGRYDDGPLWVEASAEAKSSANRPVRTGDGVSPILITGNDFAGAWAIDDNGNPMFPTVPDDPMQRVYAYRAGVNIMMYMLTGNYKSDQVHVPTLLERLGQ from the coding sequence ATGAGTTGGCTCGCTCTCTCGTTCGGGCAGCCGCTCGTCCTCTTCGGGCTGGCGGCATTGCCCGTCATCTGGTGGCTGCTCCGGGCAACACCGCCCCGGCCGCAGGACGAGGTCTTTCCGCCGCTCCGCATCCTCGCGCGCGTCCTGAAGCGCGAGGAGACGCCGGAGCGCAGTCCATGGTGGCTGACGCTGCTGCGCCTCCTGATGGCCGCGCTGATCATTCTTGCGCTGGCCGATCCAGTTATCAATCCGCGCGAGAAATTGCCCACCAAGGCGAGTGCGCTTGCCATGGTCATGGACAATGGCTGGGCCTCGGCGCCCGATTGGGACAAGCGCGTCGCCACCGCCGCCCGGCTGATCGCGGACGCGGGCGACAGGAACGAACCCGTCATGCTCGCCTTCACCGCCGAAAAGCCGAATGCCGAGATTGGCCCCTTCGATGCGAAGACAGCCGAGGACAGGTTGCGCGCGGCAAAGCCCCGCCCGATCCCCGTCGACCGCGCTTCCGTCTATGGCCGCGTCGCCGCAGCAATTCATCAGTTTCCAGGCGCACGGCTCGCCATCCTATCCGACGGGCTGGCAACCAAGGGCGACGAGGCCGCCTTCAAGGCCATTCTGGGCGAGAATGAAAGCGGATTGGTCTGGGCGGCACCAGACAGGCTGACGACGCTCGGCCTGACGGCCGCGGATAACCAGCCCGACGCCTTCGCGGTCACCGCCGTCCGCGCTGAAAACGACAAGGGCCCGCGCCAGGCGACGATCGGCGCCTTCGACACCAAGGGCCGTCGCATCGCCGATGCGACGCTCACCTTCGCGCCCGGCGCCTCGAAGGCGACCGGCAAGGTCCCGGTCCCCTTCGAACTACGCAACGATTTCACCTCGATCGCCATCGACGGCCAGCGTCAGGCCGGCGCGATGCGTGTTCTGGACGACAGTTCCAGGCGCCGACGTGTCGGCCTTCTCTCTCAGGCCGATTCCAACGACCTTGCCCAGCCGCTCCTGTCGCCGCTCTATTACATCAGCCGGGCGCTCAGGCCCTTCGCAGATCTCATCGAGCCGAAAGACCAGGACCTGGCCAAAGCCATTCCCGAATTGATCGACCAGAAGCCGGCGATGATCGTCATGGCGGATATCGGCACGCTGCCGCCGAGCGCGCGCCAGAAGTTGATCGGCTGGTTGAAGGATGGCGGCACGCTGGTGCGTTTCGCAGGACCCCGGCTGGCGGCGGTGACGGAGAACGACGAGGAACTTCTACCCGTGCCGCTCAGGCTTGGCGAGCGCTCGCTCGGCGGCGCTTTGTCGTGGACCAAGCCGCAGCCGGTGGCGAAATTCCCCTCGATCGGTCCGTTCTCCGAACTCTCGGCACCTCAGGACGTGACCGTCAACCGGCAGGTACTGGCCGAGCCGACACCGGATCTGGCCGACCACACATGGGCTAGCCTCGCTGACGGCACCCCGCTCGTCACCGGGGCAAAGCGCGGCAAGGGCACGCTCGTCCTTTTCCATGTAACGCCGGAAGCGACCTGGTCGAACCTGCCGATCTCCGGCAGCTTCGTCGAGATGCTGCACCGTATCGCCTCCCTCTCCCGCAATCAGGGCGCTATAACGAACGGTGCCGGTGAAACCGCACAGAGCGCCTTGCCGCCCTATCGCATGGTCGCTGCCGACGGGACGCTCGGTCCGCCGTCGCCCGACGCCCGGCCGCTGGAGCGGGGCAATGCCGCCGCGCCCGTCACGATCGAGAATCCGCCCGGGCTCTATGGCGGCGAGGACGGCGTCGTGGCGCATAATCTGCTTGACGCCGACACAAAGCTCGTCCCGCTCGAGCGACCCGCTACTTCGCTTCCCGTCACGGAAGTCGCTTATGCGCTCGACCAGTCGCGCGCTCTGAAAGGCTCCTTCCTCCTCGCCGCCCTTATCCTGATGATCCTCGACGCGCTGGCCGTGCTGTGGCTGGGCGGCCTCTTCAGCCGCCGCCCCCGCAAAGCCGCTTCCGCTTCGGCCGCCGCATCGCTCTTCGCGTTCGCGATCGTGGGCGGTCTGCTCATGGCCGCATCCGGCCATGCCTTTGCCGACGACACCAAGCCCGGTGACCAGGTAGCGATCGATGCGGTTTCCAAGACCCGCATCGCCTATGTCATCACCGGCGACAAGGAAATAGACGATATCAGCCGCGCCGGCTTGCTTGGCTTGTCCCGCTTCCTGATCGAGAAGACGGCTCTGGAGCCGGGCGACCCCGCTGGCGTGGATATCGCCAAGGACGAACTTTCCTTCTACCCGCTGATCTACTGGCCAATCGACGCCCGAGCGGCAATGCCGTCCGAAGACGCCATCGCCCGTATCGATGCTTATATGAAGCAGGGCGGCACGGTGCTGTTCGACACGCGGGACCAATTCACCAACGGCCTCGACGCGAGTAACGTCAGCCCCGCCACCGAGCGCCTGCGCGACATCCTCTCCAACCTCAACGTGCCGCCGCTGGAGCCCGTGCCGCCCGACCACGTACTGACGAAATCGTTCTATATCCTGCCGGAATTCCCCGGTCGCTATGACGACGGCCCACTCTGGGTGGAGGCCTCCGCCGAAGCGAAGAGTAGCGCCAACCGTCCGGTCCGCACCGGCGACGGCGTTTCGCCTATCCTGATCACCGGCAACGATTTCGCCGGCGCCTGGGCCATCGACGACAACGGCAATCCGATGTTTCCGACCGTGCCCGACGACCCGATGCAGCGCGTCTATGCCTACCGCGCGGGCGTCAACATCATGATGTACATGCTGACCGGCAACTACAAATCCGACCAGGTGCATGTGCCCACCCTCCTCGAAAGGCTGGGGCAATGA
- a CDS encoding DUF58 domain-containing protein, protein MARIGEATAPALTSDALARGRSQAALVPDLLVEARRVVNTVIAGWHGRRKRGIGENFWQFRPYVEGEPVSRIDWRRSARDDHIYIRDREWEAAHTVWLWADNSPSMLFKSANALVSKESRALVLTLALAELLSRSGERIAWPGLTDPFNARDGAERLAAHLTHAPDRPGRPDLSAVRRFSDVVLVGDFLDAVEETQAWLEVLAGRGARAHLVEVADPVEESFPYAGRTEFRDPETGEKLTAGRAEMLREDYARLYQARRDELARWATRLGWSYTVNHTDRPASEALVRVHLALSADAGLAERAHA, encoded by the coding sequence ATGGCGCGTATCGGCGAGGCGACCGCTCCTGCCCTTACCAGCGACGCTCTAGCCCGCGGCCGCTCGCAAGCGGCGCTCGTGCCCGACCTGCTGGTCGAGGCCCGTCGTGTCGTCAACACCGTGATCGCCGGCTGGCACGGCAGGCGCAAGCGCGGCATCGGCGAAAATTTCTGGCAGTTCCGCCCTTATGTGGAGGGCGAGCCCGTCTCGCGCATCGACTGGCGTCGCTCGGCACGCGACGACCACATTTATATTCGTGACCGCGAATGGGAAGCCGCACATACGGTCTGGCTGTGGGCCGACAATTCGCCGTCCATGCTCTTCAAATCGGCCAATGCGCTCGTTTCCAAGGAATCCCGGGCGCTCGTCCTGACCCTCGCCCTGGCCGAACTCCTGTCGCGCAGCGGCGAGCGCATCGCCTGGCCGGGGCTTACCGACCCCTTCAACGCGCGCGACGGCGCCGAGCGGCTGGCCGCACACCTCACGCATGCGCCGGACCGCCCCGGCCGGCCCGACCTGAGTGCCGTCCGCCGCTTTTCCGACGTCGTGCTCGTCGGCGACTTCCTCGACGCGGTCGAGGAAACGCAAGCCTGGCTGGAAGTGCTGGCCGGACGCGGCGCCCGCGCGCATCTCGTCGAAGTGGCTGATCCGGTCGAGGAGAGCTTTCCCTATGCCGGCCGCACCGAATTCCGCGATCCCGAAACCGGTGAAAAGCTGACCGCCGGTCGCGCCGAGATGCTGCGCGAGGACTATGCCCGCCTCTATCAGGCCCGGCGCGACGAGCTTGCCCGCTGGGCGACACGGCTCGGCTGGAGCTACACCGTCAATCATACCGACCGACCCGCTTCCGAAGCACTGGTGCGCGTTCATCTGGCGCTCTCCGCCGATGCCGGCCTCGCCGAACGGGCGCACGCATGA